A window of the Cheilinus undulatus linkage group 21, ASM1832078v1, whole genome shotgun sequence genome harbors these coding sequences:
- the LOC121503606 gene encoding zinc finger protein 646-like isoform X3: MYARTNTGSTHGDFPDRNGVNYVTSTESFGHCSQLFWKKDPNDSGPSSTISWCDQLPTSSAALSSSSLSSASLSSSSLSMESRAPPPPAPAPAPAPAPATTASDDTEESDERPYVCDLCSCAYKHASSLLNHKLTHKTGDFRCDFCSKPYTNYMSLRNHMRIHGQKRYMCDLCGKAFRLARYLRNHQRIHDDGPNRFDCPSCCKSYRTMLELAQHRCSAAVSNQNRFNCPSCFKSYRTMLDLAQHRCSAAAKNQSGSRRSNFSTTPRRQQQQQQQQQQQNNANPMMQPQHGGHGQPEPLPAHCVSPMSQQGVGSQQVPDPHQVRPSSVSSQSSQQSMRSSSSNKHVSSSSAAPSSSYPLLQPLVPEPKHQDTFSLAPQRPLTTINPIGHSLHPNGAPTLKPSPVPRTIQPMPWEQRSLYNQ, from the exons ATGTACGCCAGGACAAACACCGGCAGCACACACGGAGACTTCCCCGACAGAAACGGAGTGAACTATGTGACTTCCACGGAGTCTTTCGGACACTGCTCTCAATTGTTCTGGAAAAAGGATCCCAACGACTCAGGA CCGAGTTCGACCATCAGCTGGTGCGATCAGCTCCCCACGTCCTCCGCCGCCCTCTCCAGCTCCAGCCTCTCTTCAGCGTCTCTCTCCAGCTCCAGTCTCTCCATGGAGTCCCGAGCGCCACCGCCCCCTGCCCCTGCCCCAGCACCGGCTCCCGCACCGGCCACGACGGCGTCAGACGACACGGAGGAGTCGGACGAGCGGCCGTACGTGTGCGACCTGTGCAGCTGCGCCTACAAGCACGCCAGCTCCCTGCTCAACCATAAACTTACCCACAAGACTGGAGACTTCAG GTGCGACTTTTGTAGCAAGCCCTACACCAACTACATGTCCCTGCGTAACCACATGAGAATCCACGGGCAGAAGCGTTACATGTGCGACCTTTGTGGGAAGGCCTTCCGACTCGCCCGATACCTCCGTAACCACCAGAGGATCCACGACGACGGACCCAACCGCTTCGACTGTCCCTCCTGCTGCAAAAGCTACCGGACCATGCTGGAGCTGGCCCAGCACCGCTGCAGCGCCGCCGTGTCCAATCAG AACCGGTTCAACTGCCCGTCCTGCTTTAAGAGCTACCGAACCATGCTGGACCTGGCCCAGCACCGCTGCAGCGCCGCGGCCAAAAACCAG TCTGGCAGTCGGCGCTCCAACTTCTCCACCACTCCTCGTCgtcaacaacagcaacaacaacagcagcagcaacagaacAATGCTAACCCGATGATGCAGCCGCAGCACGGAGGACACGGCCAGCCCGAGCCTCTGCCCGCCCACTGCGTCTCCCCGATGTCGCAGCAGGGTGTGGGAAGCCAGCAGGTGCCTGACCCCCACCAG GTCCGTCCCAGCTCGGTGTCGTCTCAGAGCAGCCAGCAGAGCATGAGGAGCTCGTCCTCCAACAAACACGTCTCCTCCTCCAGCGCCGCCCCGTCCTCCTCCTACCCCCTGCTGCAGCCCCTGGTGCCTGAG CCGAAGCACCAGGACACTTTTTCTCTGGCCCCCCAGCGGCCCCTCACCACCATCAACCCCATCGGACACTCCCTCCATCCGAACGGAGCGCCCACGCTGAAGCCTTCCCCCGTGCCGCGTACCATCCAGCCAATGCCGTGGGAGCAGCGCTCGCTCTACAATCAATGA
- the LOC121503606 gene encoding zinc finger protein 646-like isoform X1 yields MYARTNTGSTHGDFPDRNGVNYVTSTESFGHCSQLFWKKDPNDSGPSSTISWCDQLPTSSAALSSSSLSSASLSSSSLSMESRAPPPPAPAPAPAPAPATTASDDTEESDERPYVCDLCSCAYKHASSLLNHKLTHKTGDFRCDFCSKPYTNYMSLRNHMRIHGQKRYMCDLCGKAFRLARYLRNHQRIHDDGPNRFDCPSCCKSYRTMLELAQHRCSAAVSNQNRFNCPSCFKSYRTMLDLAQHRCSAAAKNQSGSRRSNFSTTPRRQQQQQQQQQQQNNANPMMQPQHGGHGQPEPLPAHCVSPMSQQGVGSQQVPDPHQVRPSSVSSQSSQQSMRSSSSNKHVSSSSAAPSSSYPLLQPLVPEVKEMSSGYTRLSANPMQPKHQDTFSLAPQRPLTTINPIGHSLHPNGAPTLKPSPVPRTIQPMPWEQRSLYNQ; encoded by the exons ATGTACGCCAGGACAAACACCGGCAGCACACACGGAGACTTCCCCGACAGAAACGGAGTGAACTATGTGACTTCCACGGAGTCTTTCGGACACTGCTCTCAATTGTTCTGGAAAAAGGATCCCAACGACTCAGGA CCGAGTTCGACCATCAGCTGGTGCGATCAGCTCCCCACGTCCTCCGCCGCCCTCTCCAGCTCCAGCCTCTCTTCAGCGTCTCTCTCCAGCTCCAGTCTCTCCATGGAGTCCCGAGCGCCACCGCCCCCTGCCCCTGCCCCAGCACCGGCTCCCGCACCGGCCACGACGGCGTCAGACGACACGGAGGAGTCGGACGAGCGGCCGTACGTGTGCGACCTGTGCAGCTGCGCCTACAAGCACGCCAGCTCCCTGCTCAACCATAAACTTACCCACAAGACTGGAGACTTCAG GTGCGACTTTTGTAGCAAGCCCTACACCAACTACATGTCCCTGCGTAACCACATGAGAATCCACGGGCAGAAGCGTTACATGTGCGACCTTTGTGGGAAGGCCTTCCGACTCGCCCGATACCTCCGTAACCACCAGAGGATCCACGACGACGGACCCAACCGCTTCGACTGTCCCTCCTGCTGCAAAAGCTACCGGACCATGCTGGAGCTGGCCCAGCACCGCTGCAGCGCCGCCGTGTCCAATCAG AACCGGTTCAACTGCCCGTCCTGCTTTAAGAGCTACCGAACCATGCTGGACCTGGCCCAGCACCGCTGCAGCGCCGCGGCCAAAAACCAG TCTGGCAGTCGGCGCTCCAACTTCTCCACCACTCCTCGTCgtcaacaacagcaacaacaacagcagcagcaacagaacAATGCTAACCCGATGATGCAGCCGCAGCACGGAGGACACGGCCAGCCCGAGCCTCTGCCCGCCCACTGCGTCTCCCCGATGTCGCAGCAGGGTGTGGGAAGCCAGCAGGTGCCTGACCCCCACCAG GTCCGTCCCAGCTCGGTGTCGTCTCAGAGCAGCCAGCAGAGCATGAGGAGCTCGTCCTCCAACAAACACGTCTCCTCCTCCAGCGCCGCCCCGTCCTCCTCCTACCCCCTGCTGCAGCCCCTGGTGCCTGAGGTAAAGGAGATGAGCTCGGGATACACTAGGCTGAGCGCCAACCCCATG CAGCCGAAGCACCAGGACACTTTTTCTCTGGCCCCCCAGCGGCCCCTCACCACCATCAACCCCATCGGACACTCCCTCCATCCGAACGGAGCGCCCACGCTGAAGCCTTCCCCCGTGCCGCGTACCATCCAGCCAATGCCGTGGGAGCAGCGCTCGCTCTACAATCAATGA
- the LOC121503606 gene encoding zinc finger protein 646-like isoform X4: protein MYARTNTGSTHGDFPDRNGVNYVTSTESFGHCSQLFWKKDPNDSGPSSTISWCDQLPTSSAALSSSSLSSASLSSSSLSMESRAPPPPAPAPAPAPAPATTASDDTEESDERPYVCDLCSCAYKHASSLLNHKLTHKTGDFRCDFCSKPYTNYMSLRNHMRIHGQKRYMCDLCGKAFRLARYLRNHQRIHDDGPNRFDCPSCCKSYRTMLELAQHRCSAAVSNQSGSRRSNFSTTPRRQQQQQQQQQQQNNANPMMQPQHGGHGQPEPLPAHCVSPMSQQGVGSQQVPDPHQVRPSSVSSQSSQQSMRSSSSNKHVSSSSAAPSSSYPLLQPLVPEVKEMSSGYTRLSANPMQPKHQDTFSLAPQRPLTTINPIGHSLHPNGAPTLKPSPVPRTIQPMPWEQRSLYNQ from the exons ATGTACGCCAGGACAAACACCGGCAGCACACACGGAGACTTCCCCGACAGAAACGGAGTGAACTATGTGACTTCCACGGAGTCTTTCGGACACTGCTCTCAATTGTTCTGGAAAAAGGATCCCAACGACTCAGGA CCGAGTTCGACCATCAGCTGGTGCGATCAGCTCCCCACGTCCTCCGCCGCCCTCTCCAGCTCCAGCCTCTCTTCAGCGTCTCTCTCCAGCTCCAGTCTCTCCATGGAGTCCCGAGCGCCACCGCCCCCTGCCCCTGCCCCAGCACCGGCTCCCGCACCGGCCACGACGGCGTCAGACGACACGGAGGAGTCGGACGAGCGGCCGTACGTGTGCGACCTGTGCAGCTGCGCCTACAAGCACGCCAGCTCCCTGCTCAACCATAAACTTACCCACAAGACTGGAGACTTCAG GTGCGACTTTTGTAGCAAGCCCTACACCAACTACATGTCCCTGCGTAACCACATGAGAATCCACGGGCAGAAGCGTTACATGTGCGACCTTTGTGGGAAGGCCTTCCGACTCGCCCGATACCTCCGTAACCACCAGAGGATCCACGACGACGGACCCAACCGCTTCGACTGTCCCTCCTGCTGCAAAAGCTACCGGACCATGCTGGAGCTGGCCCAGCACCGCTGCAGCGCCGCCGTGTCCAATCAG TCTGGCAGTCGGCGCTCCAACTTCTCCACCACTCCTCGTCgtcaacaacagcaacaacaacagcagcagcaacagaacAATGCTAACCCGATGATGCAGCCGCAGCACGGAGGACACGGCCAGCCCGAGCCTCTGCCCGCCCACTGCGTCTCCCCGATGTCGCAGCAGGGTGTGGGAAGCCAGCAGGTGCCTGACCCCCACCAG GTCCGTCCCAGCTCGGTGTCGTCTCAGAGCAGCCAGCAGAGCATGAGGAGCTCGTCCTCCAACAAACACGTCTCCTCCTCCAGCGCCGCCCCGTCCTCCTCCTACCCCCTGCTGCAGCCCCTGGTGCCTGAGGTAAAGGAGATGAGCTCGGGATACACTAGGCTGAGCGCCAACCCCATG CAGCCGAAGCACCAGGACACTTTTTCTCTGGCCCCCCAGCGGCCCCTCACCACCATCAACCCCATCGGACACTCCCTCCATCCGAACGGAGCGCCCACGCTGAAGCCTTCCCCCGTGCCGCGTACCATCCAGCCAATGCCGTGGGAGCAGCGCTCGCTCTACAATCAATGA
- the LOC121503606 gene encoding zinc finger protein 646-like isoform X2, whose product MYARTNTGSTHGDFPDRNGVNYVTSTESFGHCSQLFWKKDPNDSGPSSTISWCDQLPTSSAALSSSSLSSASLSSSSLSMESRAPPPPAPAPAPAPAPATTASDDTEESDERPYVCDLCSCAYKHASSLLNHKLTHKTGDFRCDFCSKPYTNYMSLRNHMRIHGQKRYMCDLCGKAFRLARYLRNHQRIHDDGPNRFDCPSCCKSYRTMLELAQHRCSAAVSNQNRFNCPSCFKSYRTMLDLAQHRCSAAAKNQSGSRRSNFSTTPRRQQQQQQQQQQQNNANPMMQPQHGGHGQPEPLPAHCVSPMSQQGVGSQQVPDPHQVRPSSVSSQSSQQSMRSSSSNKHVSSSSAAPSSSYPLLQPLVPEVKEMSSGYTRLSANPMPKHQDTFSLAPQRPLTTINPIGHSLHPNGAPTLKPSPVPRTIQPMPWEQRSLYNQ is encoded by the exons ATGTACGCCAGGACAAACACCGGCAGCACACACGGAGACTTCCCCGACAGAAACGGAGTGAACTATGTGACTTCCACGGAGTCTTTCGGACACTGCTCTCAATTGTTCTGGAAAAAGGATCCCAACGACTCAGGA CCGAGTTCGACCATCAGCTGGTGCGATCAGCTCCCCACGTCCTCCGCCGCCCTCTCCAGCTCCAGCCTCTCTTCAGCGTCTCTCTCCAGCTCCAGTCTCTCCATGGAGTCCCGAGCGCCACCGCCCCCTGCCCCTGCCCCAGCACCGGCTCCCGCACCGGCCACGACGGCGTCAGACGACACGGAGGAGTCGGACGAGCGGCCGTACGTGTGCGACCTGTGCAGCTGCGCCTACAAGCACGCCAGCTCCCTGCTCAACCATAAACTTACCCACAAGACTGGAGACTTCAG GTGCGACTTTTGTAGCAAGCCCTACACCAACTACATGTCCCTGCGTAACCACATGAGAATCCACGGGCAGAAGCGTTACATGTGCGACCTTTGTGGGAAGGCCTTCCGACTCGCCCGATACCTCCGTAACCACCAGAGGATCCACGACGACGGACCCAACCGCTTCGACTGTCCCTCCTGCTGCAAAAGCTACCGGACCATGCTGGAGCTGGCCCAGCACCGCTGCAGCGCCGCCGTGTCCAATCAG AACCGGTTCAACTGCCCGTCCTGCTTTAAGAGCTACCGAACCATGCTGGACCTGGCCCAGCACCGCTGCAGCGCCGCGGCCAAAAACCAG TCTGGCAGTCGGCGCTCCAACTTCTCCACCACTCCTCGTCgtcaacaacagcaacaacaacagcagcagcaacagaacAATGCTAACCCGATGATGCAGCCGCAGCACGGAGGACACGGCCAGCCCGAGCCTCTGCCCGCCCACTGCGTCTCCCCGATGTCGCAGCAGGGTGTGGGAAGCCAGCAGGTGCCTGACCCCCACCAG GTCCGTCCCAGCTCGGTGTCGTCTCAGAGCAGCCAGCAGAGCATGAGGAGCTCGTCCTCCAACAAACACGTCTCCTCCTCCAGCGCCGCCCCGTCCTCCTCCTACCCCCTGCTGCAGCCCCTGGTGCCTGAGGTAAAGGAGATGAGCTCGGGATACACTAGGCTGAGCGCCAACCCCATG CCGAAGCACCAGGACACTTTTTCTCTGGCCCCCCAGCGGCCCCTCACCACCATCAACCCCATCGGACACTCCCTCCATCCGAACGGAGCGCCCACGCTGAAGCCTTCCCCCGTGCCGCGTACCATCCAGCCAATGCCGTGGGAGCAGCGCTCGCTCTACAATCAATGA